A genomic segment from Aridibaculum aurantiacum encodes:
- a CDS encoding VWA domain-containing protein yields the protein MAFQNLEYLLGLLLLVPITLLFVFLLRWKRKVRKQIGDEDLVKSLVKDYSPKYFRLKFFVFIAALALCVIGAANLRKPKAGASGNKAGIDVMVVLDVSNSMLAQDIKPNRLERAKQVLNKLVDQLEDNRMGLVVFAGQAFLQMPLTADLASAKMFISNASPSAVPVQGTVIGDALRLANASLDTKERKYKAVILVTDGEDHDEKVEAASDELAEFGVVVHAIGIGSPDGAPIFDEVINDYKKDLQGNVVVSKLNEKDLQLVAQKTGGEYVLFNSPDEVVTRIMNELNQMDKKQVGGGEQRSYDSYFQWFLLVALVLLLVEVFIPERRIKWFGAK from the coding sequence ATGGCATTTCAAAATTTAGAATACCTGCTTGGTCTTTTGCTCCTGGTCCCTATCACGCTGTTGTTCGTTTTCCTGCTTAGGTGGAAGCGTAAAGTAAGGAAGCAGATAGGCGATGAAGACCTGGTAAAAAGCCTGGTAAAAGATTATTCGCCTAAATATTTCAGGCTAAAGTTCTTTGTTTTCATTGCAGCGCTTGCGCTCTGTGTCATTGGCGCTGCTAATCTTCGCAAGCCTAAAGCCGGCGCATCTGGCAACAAAGCAGGTATTGATGTAATGGTGGTACTGGATGTGAGCAATAGCATGCTCGCACAGGACATAAAGCCAAACCGGCTGGAACGTGCAAAACAAGTGCTGAACAAACTGGTGGATCAGCTGGAAGATAACAGGATGGGCTTGGTGGTTTTTGCAGGACAAGCTTTTTTGCAAATGCCACTTACCGCTGATCTTGCTTCTGCAAAGATGTTCATTTCAAATGCCTCACCTTCTGCCGTGCCTGTGCAAGGAACGGTGATAGGCGATGCGCTTCGTTTGGCCAATGCCTCTCTCGATACAAAAGAAAGAAAATATAAAGCGGTCATTCTGGTAACAGATGGTGAAGATCATGATGAGAAAGTAGAAGCAGCATCAGATGAGCTGGCTGAATTTGGTGTAGTGGTTCACGCAATAGGTATTGGTTCGCCTGATGGCGCTCCCATTTTTGATGAAGTGATCAATGATTATAAAAAGGACCTGCAGGGAAACGTGGTTGTGTCTAAACTGAATGAAAAGGACCTGCAGCTGGTAGCACAAAAAACCGGTGGAGAATATGTTCTTTTCAATTCACCAGATGAAGTGGTAACGAGGATAATGAATGAACTAAACCAGATGGATAAAAAGCAGGTAGGTGGGGGAGAACAACGTTCTTACGATTCTTATTTCCAGTGGTTCCTGCTTGTGGCACTGGTACTGTTGTTGGTAGAAGTTTTTATACCTGAAAGAAGAATAAAATGGTTTGGCGCAAAATAA
- a CDS encoding tetratricopeptide repeat protein, with protein MAAASNGQNDKVLVMRGNEHYKKGDYDKAAEAYKKATDVNSANAKALYNLGNALYKSQQAEAAAKAFEAASEATTDKGFISRSSYNKGVMHSRQNQLHESIGSYKQALKLNPQDEQARENLQRALNELKKQQPPPPKQDQKNQNQSNNQNKPEPKPQNKSKLNEQQAERMLNALRQEEKRLQQNKQSKQRSGNMQEKDW; from the coding sequence ATGGCTGCTGCCAGCAATGGGCAGAATGATAAGGTGCTTGTAATGCGCGGTAACGAGCATTACAAGAAAGGCGATTATGATAAGGCTGCAGAGGCTTATAAAAAAGCTACTGATGTTAATTCGGCCAATGCGAAAGCACTTTACAATTTGGGTAATGCGCTGTATAAGTCGCAGCAGGCAGAAGCTGCCGCAAAAGCTTTTGAAGCAGCTTCAGAAGCTACCACAGATAAAGGTTTTATTTCACGCTCCTCTTATAACAAAGGCGTGATGCACAGCCGGCAAAATCAATTGCACGAAAGCATCGGCTCATATAAACAAGCACTAAAGCTTAACCCACAAGACGAGCAGGCACGGGAAAACCTGCAACGTGCATTGAATGAGTTGAAGAAACAACAACCGCCTCCGCCAAAACAAGATCAGAAAAACCAGAACCAGAGCAACAACCAAAATAAACCAGAACCAAAGCCACAGAACAAAAGCAAGCTGAACGAGCAACAGGCAGAGCGTATGCTAAATGCACTACGACAGGAAGAAAAACGCCTGCAACAAAACAAGCAAAGCAAACAGCGAAGTGGCAATATGCAAGAAAAGGATTGGTGA
- a CDS encoding transferase hexapeptide repeat family protein, which yields MFYEFKGFKPVVHPSAYVHPQAVVTGNVIIGKDVYIGPGAAIRGDWGAIVIEDGCNVQENCTIHMFPGVTVTLHEGAHIGHGAIIHGATVGRNCLVGMNAVIMDNVELGDECIVGALAFIKADKKIPARSLVVGNPAKIIKQVSDEMIAWKTAGTKLYQMLPSEMHESATPCEPLTEVEPGRPSQEVLYKTWQEVRKV from the coding sequence ATGTTTTACGAGTTCAAAGGATTTAAGCCAGTGGTACATCCATCGGCATATGTTCATCCACAAGCAGTGGTTACAGGCAACGTCATCATTGGTAAAGATGTATACATAGGACCCGGTGCAGCTATACGTGGCGACTGGGGAGCCATAGTAATTGAAGACGGATGCAATGTGCAAGAGAATTGCACTATACATATGTTTCCTGGCGTAACAGTTACACTACACGAAGGCGCTCATATTGGTCATGGTGCTATTATACATGGCGCTACTGTTGGCCGCAACTGCCTTGTAGGAATGAATGCAGTGATCATGGATAATGTAGAACTGGGCGACGAATGTATTGTTGGTGCACTGGCTTTTATTAAAGCAGATAAAAAAATCCCAGCGAGAAGTTTGGTGGTTGGAAATCCTGCTAAGATCATCAAGCAGGTAAGTGATGAAATGATTGCGTGGAAAACAGCAGGAACTAAACTGTACCAAATGCTTCCTTCAGAAATGCATGAAAGCGCTACACCTTGCGAGCCACTTACTGAAGTAGAACCCGGCCGCCCATCGCAGGAGGTGCTGTATAAGACATGGCAGGAAGTAAGGAAAGTTTGA
- a CDS encoding class D beta-lactamase, whose protein sequence is MKYAFIAIMVCIVAGCNQNNVNVDDSLGKHFKAHNVTGTFGLLDNGKAEFTVYNLSRFRDSAYLPASTFKIVNSLIGIETGRIVDENMVIPWDGQQREIQNWNQDLNMTQAFKFSSVPYYQEVARRIGKDTMQRWLDSLGYASRYSRAEIKTVDNFWLDNSIKITADEQLGLVKKLYFDELPFQKRTTRIVKEAMVMEKNSNYILAYKTGLGNTENGNALGWIVGWIEENKHPYFFAMNVEGPADTEMVKVRMDILKKTLDQLGFLKGNM, encoded by the coding sequence ATGAAATATGCTTTTATAGCAATTATGGTATGCATTGTAGCAGGCTGTAATCAAAACAATGTGAACGTGGATGATAGCCTGGGAAAACATTTTAAAGCGCACAATGTTACCGGCACTTTTGGATTACTGGATAATGGTAAAGCAGAGTTTACTGTTTATAACCTAAGCCGGTTTAGAGACAGCGCCTACCTACCTGCTTCTACTTTTAAAATTGTGAATTCATTGATTGGAATAGAAACAGGAAGAATAGTAGATGAGAACATGGTGATACCCTGGGATGGACAACAGCGGGAAATACAGAACTGGAACCAGGACCTGAACATGACACAGGCTTTCAAATTTTCTTCGGTGCCATACTACCAGGAGGTGGCGAGGCGCATAGGAAAAGATACTATGCAGCGCTGGCTGGATTCACTCGGTTATGCTTCACGCTACAGCCGTGCTGAAATAAAAACAGTTGATAACTTCTGGCTGGATAATTCCATTAAAATAACTGCAGATGAGCAACTTGGGCTGGTGAAAAAATTATACTTTGATGAACTGCCTTTTCAAAAGAGAACAACCCGCATAGTAAAAGAAGCAATGGTGATGGAAAAGAATTCTAACTATATTCTTGCTTATAAAACCGGGCTTGGTAATACTGAAAATGGAAATGCTTTAGGCTGGATCGTTGGCTGGATAGAAGAGAACAAGCATCCATATTTTTTTGCAATGAATGTAGAAGGACCTGCTGATACAGAAATGGTGAAGGTGCGGATGGATATCTTGAAAAAGACACTCGACCAGCTGGGCTTCCTGAAAGGCAATATGTAA